One Jannaschia sp. GRR-S6-38 genomic window carries:
- the xdhC gene encoding xanthine dehydrogenase accessory protein XdhC, with protein sequence MTVDARAIHDALAAHGPFARILVAGTRGSAPREAGTAMYVWADRIQGTIGGGALEWRAMEIAREVLADGRPRVERMPLGPALGQCCGGAVTLVIERIAAVPPDPWIRRVEGDAPAPRLTGFGLKSGWMREDAAGPARRIHIWGAGHVGRALVDVLAPLAPQIRVAWHDIAPDRFPTDVAVAHDAAADLPARLATCARSDAHLIVTHSHDLDLALCHAALTRGFEFCGLIGSATKWARFRSRLAALGHPPEAIARITCPIGDPALGKHPQAIAIGVAHGLLMAPSANVQNRV encoded by the coding sequence ATGACCGTCGACGCCCGGGCCATCCACGACGCGCTCGCCGCCCACGGGCCCTTCGCGCGTATCCTCGTGGCGGGCACCCGGGGCTCGGCCCCGCGCGAGGCCGGGACGGCGATGTATGTCTGGGCGGACCGGATCCAGGGCACGATCGGCGGCGGCGCGCTGGAATGGCGCGCGATGGAGATCGCGCGCGAGGTGCTCGCCGACGGCCGGCCCCGGGTCGAGCGCATGCCGCTCGGCCCCGCGCTCGGCCAATGCTGCGGCGGGGCGGTCACGCTGGTGATCGAGCGCATCGCGGCGGTGCCGCCCGATCCCTGGATCCGGCGCGTGGAGGGAGACGCCCCCGCGCCGCGCCTGACCGGCTTCGGCCTGAAATCCGGCTGGATGCGCGAAGACGCGGCCGGTCCGGCGCGGCGGATCCACATCTGGGGCGCGGGCCATGTCGGCCGCGCGCTGGTGGACGTGCTCGCGCCCCTCGCGCCGCAGATCCGCGTGGCTTGGCACGATATCGCACCGGATCGCTTTCCCACCGACGTGGCGGTGGCGCATGACGCCGCCGCCGACCTTCCCGCGCGCCTTGCCACCTGCGCGCGATCCGACGCGCATCTGATCGTCACCCATTCCCACGATCTGGACCTCGCGCTCTGCCACGCGGCGCTGACGCGCGGCTTCGAATTCTGCGGGCTGATCGGGTCGGCGACGAAATGGGCGCGCTTCCGGTCGCGGCTCGCCGCGTTGGGCCACCCGCCCGAGGCCATCGCGCGGATCACCTGCCCGATCGGGGATCCGGCGCTCGGAAAGCATCCCCAGGCCATTGCGATCGGCGTCGCGCACGGGCTACTGATGGCACCGTCGGCGAATGTGCAAAACCGGGTTTGA
- a CDS encoding ABC transporter ATP-binding protein — MLELNGLTKAYPGVVANDDVSFRVARGGVHALLGENGAGKSTLVKTIYGLVKPDRGTMRLDGRPFAPAEPRAARAAGVAMVFQHFSLFEALSVAENVALGMEDPPRSRDLARRIREVSETYGLPLDPHARVGDLSAGERQRVEIVRCLLQDPRLLIMDEPTSVLTPQEVEILFETLRKLAGEGTSILYISHKLEEIRTLCDAATILRGGRVVGECDPREASAAELAERMVGAKLTAPRARGAAQGGAVLTVSGLSLKPVSQFGTPLRDIALELRAGEVLGIGGVAGNGQDELLGALSGERRTGPGTIMMAGRDLSRLGPTERRAAGLLTAPEERLGHAAAPDMTLTENAALTGAARRGMLRHGFLNWHRARSFAETVIEAFDVRTPGAHVAARALSGGNLQKFVIGREVMQDPRVLVVNQPTWGVDASAAAAIRQALLDLAAGGAGVIVISQDLDEILAISDRFAALNEGRLGASVPTSELTMERIGLMLGGAHDMEAAHV; from the coding sequence CTGCTGGAATTGAACGGGCTGACCAAGGCCTATCCCGGGGTCGTCGCCAATGACGACGTCTCGTTCCGGGTCGCGCGCGGCGGGGTGCATGCGCTGCTTGGCGAGAACGGGGCGGGCAAGTCCACGCTCGTCAAGACGATCTACGGGCTGGTGAAACCCGACCGCGGCACGATGCGGCTTGACGGCCGGCCCTTCGCCCCGGCCGAGCCGCGCGCCGCCCGGGCCGCGGGCGTGGCGATGGTGTTCCAGCATTTCAGCCTCTTCGAGGCGCTTTCGGTGGCCGAGAACGTCGCGCTGGGGATGGAGGACCCGCCCCGGTCCCGCGACCTCGCGCGGCGCATCCGCGAGGTGTCGGAAACCTACGGCCTGCCGCTCGACCCGCATGCGCGCGTGGGCGATCTTTCGGCGGGGGAGCGTCAGCGGGTCGAGATCGTGCGCTGCCTGTTGCAGGATCCGCGCCTTCTGATCATGGACGAGCCGACCTCCGTGCTGACGCCGCAGGAGGTCGAGATCCTGTTCGAGACCCTGCGCAAGCTCGCGGGCGAGGGGACGTCGATCCTCTACATCTCCCACAAGCTCGAGGAGATCCGCACGCTCTGCGATGCCGCGACCATCCTGCGCGGCGGCCGCGTGGTGGGCGAATGCGACCCGCGCGAAGCCTCGGCCGCCGAACTGGCCGAGCGCATGGTGGGCGCGAAGCTGACCGCGCCCCGCGCCCGCGGCGCGGCGCAGGGCGGGGCGGTGCTGACCGTCTCGGGCCTGTCGCTGAAGCCGGTCTCGCAATTCGGCACGCCCTTGCGCGACATCGCGCTGGAATTGCGCGCGGGCGAGGTGCTGGGCATCGGCGGCGTGGCGGGCAATGGACAGGACGAGCTTCTGGGCGCGCTCTCGGGCGAGCGGCGGACGGGCCCGGGCACCATCATGATGGCGGGGCGCGACCTGTCGCGCTTGGGCCCGACCGAGCGGCGCGCCGCCGGGCTGCTGACCGCGCCCGAGGAACGGCTGGGCCACGCCGCCGCGCCCGACATGACGCTGACCGAGAACGCCGCGCTGACCGGCGCGGCGCGGCGCGGGATGCTGCGGCACGGCTTCCTGAACTGGCACCGCGCGCGCAGCTTCGCCGAGACGGTGATCGAGGCCTTCGACGTGCGCACCCCCGGCGCGCATGTCGCGGCGCGCGCGCTGTCGGGTGGCAACCTGCAGAAATTCGTCATCGGCCGCGAGGTGATGCAGGATCCGCGCGTCCTCGTCGTCAACCAGCCGACCTGGGGCGTCGACGCCTCCGCCGCCGCGGCGATCCGCCAGGCGCTGCTGGACCTCGCCGCGGGCGGCGCGGGCGTGATCGTGATCAGCCAGGATCTCGACGAGATCCTCGCCATCTCCGACCGCTTCGCGGCGCTCAACGAGGGCCGCCTCGGGGCCTCGGTCCCCACCTCCGAGCTGACGATGGAGCGGATCGGCCTGATGCTGGGCGGGGCGCATGACATGGAGGCGGCGCATGTCTGA
- a CDS encoding ABC transporter permease → MIRLERRPTPSRIWGAASPLLAVLLTMAAGGLMFAGLGTDPFEAIRTIFWDPVFGEFAWYFRGQLLVKAGPLILIAVGLALGFRAGVWNIGAEGQYIIGAICGAAAGLAFYPSDSVLIFPLMVAAGALGGWAWAMIPALLRVRLGTNEILVSLMLVYVAENILASAAVSWLRNPEAVGFPGSRNLSRWDAAANPELIAGTGAHWGVVAAIIAVIFAHIVLTRHLLGFQIRLTGAAPRAARFAGVRPGQLVLICFGLAGALAGLAGLFEVTGPAGQISIDFASGYGFTAIIVAFLGRLNPLGIVAAGLLMALTYVGGDNAATNLGLPVAAISAFQGMLLFFLLAVDVLSNFRIRIGRVLPVQAVKEAT, encoded by the coding sequence GTGATCCGGCTGGAACGCCGCCCCACGCCCAGCCGCATCTGGGGCGCGGCTTCGCCGCTGCTGGCGGTGCTGCTGACGATGGCGGCGGGCGGGCTGATGTTCGCGGGGCTCGGCACCGATCCGTTCGAGGCGATCCGCACGATCTTCTGGGACCCGGTCTTCGGCGAATTCGCCTGGTATTTCCGCGGCCAGCTTTTGGTGAAGGCGGGGCCGCTGATCCTGATCGCCGTGGGTCTCGCGCTGGGCTTCCGCGCGGGCGTTTGGAACATCGGGGCCGAGGGGCAGTACATCATCGGCGCGATCTGCGGCGCCGCCGCCGGTCTGGCCTTCTACCCCTCCGACAGCGTGCTGATCTTCCCGCTGATGGTCGCCGCGGGCGCGCTGGGCGGCTGGGCCTGGGCGATGATCCCGGCGCTGCTGCGCGTGCGCCTCGGCACCAACGAGATCCTCGTGTCGCTGATGCTGGTCTACGTGGCCGAGAACATCCTCGCCTCGGCCGCCGTCTCCTGGCTGCGCAACCCCGAGGCGGTGGGCTTTCCCGGCTCGCGCAACCTCAGCCGCTGGGACGCCGCCGCCAACCCGGAGCTGATCGCCGGGACCGGCGCACATTGGGGCGTGGTCGCGGCGATCATCGCGGTGATCTTCGCCCATATCGTGCTGACGCGGCACCTCCTGGGCTTCCAGATCCGCCTGACCGGCGCGGCGCCGCGCGCGGCGCGCTTCGCGGGCGTGCGGCCGGGGCAGCTCGTGCTGATCTGCTTCGGGCTGGCCGGCGCGCTGGCCGGGCTCGCGGGCCTCTTCGAGGTGACGGGCCCCGCGGGCCAGATCTCCATCGATTTCGCCTCCGGCTACGGCTTCACCGCGATCATCGTGGCCTTTCTCGGGCGGCTGAACCCGCTCGGGATCGTGGCGGCGGGCCTCCTGATGGCGCTGACCTATGTGGGCGGCGACAACGCGGCGACCAATCTGGGCCTGCCGGTGGCGGCGATCTCGGCCTTCCAGGGGATGCTTCTGTTCTTCCTGCTGGCGGTGGACGTGCTCAGCAATTTCCGCATCCGCATCGGGCGCGTCCTGCCGGTGCAAGCGGTGAAGGAGGCGACATGA
- a CDS encoding ABC transporter permease: protein MDLTAISPTLLVASLMVAATPILLAALGEMVVEKSGVLNLGVEGMMIMGAITGFIAAVETGSPWLGFGAAVIGGAAVALLFGVLTQVLLSNQVATGLALTLFGLGLSSLLGQGYVGIKATSLGRLDFGPLSDIPFFGRVLFGHDPIVYISLLVVVAVWAFLRFTRAGLILRAVGESHEAAHALGYHVRRVRLMAIAFGGACAGLGGAYLSLVRVPQWTEGMTAGAGWIALAIVVFASWRAPRVLLGAYLFGGITVLQLNLQTAGAQVPVELLSAAPYLVTILVLVLISLRAGRSGDAPADLGKPFHASS from the coding sequence ATGGACCTGACGGCGATCTCCCCCACCCTCCTCGTCGCCTCGCTGATGGTGGCCGCGACCCCGATCCTGCTGGCCGCGCTGGGCGAGATGGTGGTCGAGAAATCGGGCGTGCTGAACCTCGGCGTCGAAGGCATGATGATCATGGGCGCCATCACCGGCTTCATCGCCGCGGTCGAGACCGGCTCGCCCTGGCTGGGCTTCGGCGCGGCCGTAATCGGCGGGGCGGCGGTGGCGCTGCTCTTCGGGGTGCTGACGCAGGTCCTTCTGTCGAACCAGGTGGCGACGGGGCTGGCGCTGACGCTCTTCGGGCTCGGTCTCTCCAGCCTGCTCGGGCAGGGCTATGTGGGCATCAAGGCCACCTCGCTGGGCCGGCTCGATTTCGGACCGCTCTCGGACATCCCGTTCTTCGGGCGCGTGCTCTTCGGGCACGATCCCATCGTCTACATCTCGCTCCTCGTCGTCGTCGCGGTCTGGGCCTTCCTCCGCTTCACCCGCGCCGGGCTGATCCTGCGGGCGGTGGGCGAGAGCCACGAGGCGGCGCATGCGCTGGGCTATCACGTGCGCCGCGTGCGGCTGATGGCCATCGCCTTCGGCGGCGCCTGCGCAGGGCTGGGCGGCGCCTATCTGAGCCTCGTGCGCGTGCCGCAATGGACGGAAGGGATGACCGCGGGGGCGGGCTGGATCGCGCTTGCGATCGTGGTCTTCGCCTCCTGGCGGGCGCCGCGGGTTCTGCTCGGCGCCTACCTTTTCGGCGGCATCACGGTGCTGCAGCTCAATCTGCAGACGGCCGGCGCGCAGGTCCCGGTCGAGCTGCTCTCGGCGGCGCCCTACCTTGTCACCATCCTCGTGCTCGTGCTTATTTCGCTGCGCGCCGGGCGCAGCGGGGACGCCCCCGCCGATCTCGGCAAACCGTTCCACGCGTCCAGCTAG
- a CDS encoding BMP family ABC transporter substrate-binding protein: MKFTTMLAGALSLGLTGAAFADAHEPLKVGFVYVGPVGDGGWTYQHDQGRLAVEEEFGDRVETVYQESVPEGADAERVITQMALGGADIIFTTSFGYMDPTNNVAAKFPDVKFEHATGFKREHPNVSTYDARFYEGRAVLGTIAGHLTETDKIGYIASFPIPEVIQGINSTYLHAKKVNPDVEIVVTWAYTWFDPAKEADAARAMIDQGVDVILQHTDSTAPQAAAQEANANGARIFTFGQASDMSAFAPTPRVASIIDNWAPYYIERVGALMDGTYEQTASWGGMPEGEVVIGEITDAVPAEVKAEAEAMIAAITAGEYHPFTGPINKADGSVWLEDGQVAEDGDLLSMDFYVEGIEAEIPN, encoded by the coding sequence ATGAAATTCACCACCATGCTTGCGGGCGCGCTGTCGCTCGGCCTGACGGGCGCGGCCTTCGCCGATGCGCACGAGCCGCTGAAGGTCGGCTTCGTCTATGTCGGCCCGGTCGGCGATGGCGGCTGGACCTACCAGCACGACCAGGGCCGCCTCGCCGTCGAGGAGGAATTCGGCGACCGCGTCGAGACCGTCTACCAGGAAAGCGTCCCCGAGGGCGCCGATGCCGAGCGCGTCATCACCCAGATGGCGCTGGGCGGGGCGGACATCATCTTCACCACCTCCTTCGGCTACATGGACCCGACCAACAACGTCGCCGCCAAGTTCCCGGACGTGAAGTTCGAACATGCCACCGGCTTCAAGCGCGAGCATCCCAACGTCTCCACCTATGACGCGCGCTTCTACGAGGGCCGCGCCGTGCTGGGCACCATCGCGGGCCACCTGACCGAGACCGACAAGATCGGCTACATCGCCTCCTTCCCGATCCCCGAGGTGATCCAGGGCATCAACTCGACCTATCTGCACGCCAAGAAGGTGAACCCGGATGTCGAGATCGTCGTCACCTGGGCCTATACCTGGTTCGATCCCGCCAAGGAGGCCGATGCCGCCCGCGCGATGATTGACCAGGGCGTCGACGTGATCCTGCAGCACACCGACTCCACCGCGCCGCAGGCCGCCGCGCAGGAGGCCAACGCCAACGGCGCGCGGATCTTCACCTTCGGCCAGGCCTCGGACATGTCGGCATTCGCGCCGACGCCGCGCGTGGCCTCAATCATCGACAACTGGGCGCCCTATTACATCGAGCGCGTCGGCGCGCTGATGGACGGCACCTACGAGCAGACGGCGAGCTGGGGCGGCATGCCCGAGGGCGAGGTCGTCATCGGCGAGATCACCGACGCGGTCCCCGCCGAGGTGAAGGCCGAGGCCGAGGCGATGATCGCCGCGATCACCGCGGGCGAGTACCACCCCTTCACCGGCCCCATCAACAAGGCCGACGGCTCGGTCTGGCTCGAGGACGGCCAGGTCGCCGAGGACGGCGACCTCCTGTCGATGGATTTCTACGTCGAAGGCATCGAGGCCGAAATCCCCAACTGA
- a CDS encoding alkene reductase → MTDDNHAHPAYAASLPMGPITLENRVVMAPLTRSRSEVPGNLQTPLHALYYSQRAGAGLIVSEATQISQEGQGYAWTPGIHSDEQVERWKLVTDAVHNAGGRIFCQLWHVGAISHNVFQPDGGAPVSASDWQPEGDAFVGDYHPDGPTVPHPKARGLRLDEIPRLIEDFRHATRQAVAAGFDGVELHAANGYLLDQFIRSSSNRRDDRYGDSVENRIRIVGEILDAIAQDIAPGRIGVRLSPSGGAGGSHDDDPLTTYTAAAQLCAGRGLAYLHVVRPNSHGGGDDATAEEIVPAMRGAFDGVFIVNGGFEIEEGARWLEAGRADAICFGRKFLANPDLPARIAAGGPYNEPDPDTFYGGGAEGYVDYPSLEKTEPPADAA, encoded by the coding sequence ATGACCGACGACAACCACGCCCACCCCGCCTATGCCGCGTCGCTGCCCATGGGACCGATCACGCTTGAGAACCGCGTGGTCATGGCGCCGCTGACCCGCTCGCGCTCGGAAGTGCCGGGCAACCTGCAGACGCCGCTCCACGCGCTCTACTATTCGCAGCGCGCGGGCGCGGGGCTGATCGTCAGCGAGGCGACGCAGATCAGCCAGGAGGGCCAGGGCTATGCCTGGACGCCGGGCATCCACAGCGACGAACAGGTCGAGCGCTGGAAGCTGGTGACCGATGCCGTGCACAATGCGGGCGGGCGCATCTTCTGCCAGCTCTGGCATGTCGGCGCGATCAGCCACAACGTGTTCCAGCCGGATGGCGGCGCGCCGGTCTCGGCCTCGGACTGGCAGCCCGAGGGCGACGCCTTCGTGGGCGACTATCATCCCGACGGGCCGACCGTGCCGCATCCGAAGGCGCGCGGGCTGCGCCTCGACGAGATCCCGCGCCTGATCGAGGATTTCCGCCACGCCACGCGCCAGGCCGTCGCCGCGGGCTTCGACGGGGTCGAGCTGCACGCGGCGAACGGCTACCTGCTGGACCAGTTCATCCGCTCCTCCTCGAACAGACGGGACGACCGTTACGGCGACTCGGTCGAGAACCGCATCCGCATCGTGGGCGAGATCCTCGACGCGATCGCGCAGGACATCGCACCGGGCCGGATCGGCGTGCGGCTGTCGCCCTCGGGCGGGGCCGGCGGAAGCCATGACGACGACCCGCTGACGACCTACACCGCGGCGGCGCAGCTATGCGCCGGGCGCGGGCTGGCCTATCTGCACGTGGTGCGGCCGAACAGCCATGGCGGCGGCGACGATGCCACGGCCGAGGAGATCGTGCCCGCGATGCGCGGCGCCTTCGACGGCGTGTTCATCGTCAATGGCGGCTTCGAAATCGAGGAAGGCGCGCGCTGGCTGGAGGCGGGCCGCGCCGACGCGATCTGCTTCGGGCGCAAGTTCCTCGCCAATCCCGACCTGCCCGCCCGGATCGCGGCGGGCGGCCCCTATAACGAGCCCGACCCGGACACCTTCTACGGCGGCGGGGCCGAGGGCTATGTCGACTACCCGAGCCTCGAAAAGACCGAACCGCCCGCCGACGCGGCTTGA
- a CDS encoding MFS transporter, whose amino-acid sequence MGFGLFVPSFRAEFGLSDTAVGTISSLGFGCFFVALLAAQRLLLLRGPKRPVLTGLAFAVVGLATIAAAPDRVSLALGVGIAAASAGFTWTPFSTFVQRRIAADWRPAALSEISTGTSVGVAVAGLAALGTVFTGFDWRICWAGFALAAVAVLAGNAVALRRVGPGARGGDGPSWRIMLRRAALPLYVLAFVFGTASAVYLAFAADVMAQSGLPGLPGAAVPGLVYLCYGLFGLSGLMTGRLRDALGLPMLLRLVFAAGSGSLLSIALLPGSWVGLVASAGLQGIFVMMTSAILAFWSDRLFPERPSLGFTAAILAMAAGSVAGPALAGLASDAFGGRAMFLAAALLPGLAALSIRGGLVGGAGGRSARTARA is encoded by the coding sequence ATGGGGTTCGGGCTGTTCGTGCCGTCCTTCCGGGCGGAATTCGGCCTGTCGGACACGGCGGTCGGCACGATCTCGAGCCTCGGCTTCGGCTGTTTCTTCGTGGCGTTGCTGGCCGCGCAGCGCCTTCTGCTGCTGCGCGGGCCGAAGCGGCCCGTCCTGACGGGGCTGGCCTTCGCGGTGGTGGGGCTGGCGACGATCGCGGCGGCGCCGGACCGGGTCAGCCTGGCGCTGGGCGTGGGCATCGCCGCGGCCAGCGCGGGCTTCACCTGGACGCCCTTCAGCACCTTCGTGCAGCGCCGGATCGCCGCGGACTGGCGGCCCGCCGCGCTGTCGGAGATCAGCACCGGCACCAGCGTTGGCGTCGCCGTCGCGGGCCTGGCGGCGCTCGGCACGGTCTTCACCGGCTTCGACTGGCGGATCTGCTGGGCGGGCTTCGCGCTGGCCGCCGTGGCGGTGCTCGCGGGCAACGCGGTCGCGCTGCGCCGCGTCGGGCCGGGCGCGCGGGGCGGCGACGGGCCGAGCTGGCGCATCATGCTGCGGCGCGCGGCGCTGCCGCTCTACGTGCTGGCCTTCGTCTTCGGCACGGCCTCGGCGGTCTACCTGGCCTTCGCCGCGGATGTCATGGCGCAAAGCGGCCTGCCGGGCCTGCCCGGCGCCGCGGTGCCGGGCCTCGTCTACCTGTGCTACGGCCTCTTCGGGTTGAGCGGGCTCATGACCGGCCGGCTCCGGGATGCGCTGGGCCTGCCGATGCTCCTGCGGCTGGTCTTCGCCGCCGGGAGCGGGTCGCTCCTGTCGATCGCGCTGCTGCCCGGCAGCTGGGTCGGGCTGGTCGCCTCGGCCGGGCTGCAGGGGATCTTCGTGATGATGACCTCCGCGATCCTCGCCTTCTGGTCGGACCGGCTCTTCCCCGAGCGGCCCTCGCTGGGCTTCACCGCCGCGATCCTGGCGATGGCGGCGGGCAGCGTGGCGGGGCCGGCGCTGGCGGGGCTGGCCAGCGACGCCTTCGGGGGGCGGGCGATGTTCCTGGCGGCGGCCCTGCTGCCGGGGCTGGCGGCGCTGTCGATCCGCGGCGGCCTCGTCGGGGGCGCTGGCGGGCGCAGCGCAAGGACCGCGCGAGCCTGA
- a CDS encoding aldo/keto reductase: protein MTQITALDGSALAPLCFGTMQFGGTADEAASRAMYDDCRAAGVNFFDTAHVYTDGASETLLGRFTGPEREAVVIATKANYPGGAGRKNILSSLDDSRKRLGTDVIDILYLHRWDPDTPLEESFETLAKLQSEGTVRHLAVSNFAAWQVMKAQAVAASLGTRIAMIQPMYNLVKRQAEVEILPMAADQGIAVAPYSPLGGGLLSGKYAEGGSGRLTENEMYAKRYAPDWMHQAARGLSRIAAEAGQHPATLAVAWVASHPAVTAPIISARDSAQLAPSLAAMDLRLDPALRDRLSALAPTPAPATDRLEEA, encoded by the coding sequence ATGACCCAGATCACCGCCCTCGACGGCTCCGCCCTCGCGCCGCTCTGCTTCGGCACCATGCAATTCGGCGGCACGGCCGACGAGGCCGCGAGCCGCGCCATGTATGACGATTGCCGCGCGGCGGGGGTCAATTTCTTCGACACCGCCCATGTCTATACCGACGGCGCGTCCGAGACGCTGCTGGGCCGGTTCACGGGGCCCGAGCGCGAGGCGGTGGTGATCGCCACCAAGGCCAATTACCCGGGCGGCGCGGGGCGCAAGAACATCCTCTCCAGCCTCGACGACAGCCGCAAGCGGCTGGGCACCGACGTGATCGACATCCTCTACCTGCATCGCTGGGACCCGGACACGCCGCTCGAGGAAAGCTTCGAGACGCTGGCCAAGCTGCAATCGGAGGGCACGGTGCGCCATCTCGCCGTGTCGAACTTCGCCGCCTGGCAGGTGATGAAGGCGCAGGCCGTCGCCGCCTCGCTCGGCACGCGGATCGCGATGATCCAGCCGATGTACAACCTCGTGAAGCGGCAGGCCGAGGTCGAGATCCTGCCGATGGCCGCCGACCAGGGCATCGCCGTCGCGCCCTATTCGCCGCTGGGCGGCGGGCTTCTGTCGGGCAAATACGCCGAAGGCGGCAGCGGGCGGCTGACCGAGAACGAGATGTATGCCAAGCGCTACGCCCCCGACTGGATGCACCAGGCCGCGCGCGGCCTGTCGCGGATCGCGGCCGAGGCGGGCCAGCATCCCGCGACGCTGGCCGTGGCCTGGGTCGCTTCGCACCCGGCGGTGACCGCGCCGATCATCAGCGCGCGCGACAGCGCCCAGCTCGCGCCCTCGCTCGCGGCGATGGATCTGCGGCTCGATCCCGCGCTGCGCGACCGGCTCTCGGCGCTCGCGCCGACGCCCGCCCCCGCGACCGACCGGCTGGAGGAGGCCTGA